One window from the genome of Thalassospira xiamenensis M-5 = DSM 17429 encodes:
- a CDS encoding cytochrome b/b6 domain-containing protein, which produces MSDQMEPQKTVRLWDFPVRLFHWALVIAIVTSWWSNQEVMIDIHAISGYSVLALVLFRIIWGFVGSSNARFTGFVAGPRKVIGYMRKLPNGSARDLTYPGHNPAGGWMVVVLILLVAIQAISGLFTSEDTFLFFDGPLVAYVSSDFASTMNFIHHTNINLIYAAVALHVLAAIFYLMIKRENLIGAMITGMRKVPESVATGFMQIRFASPVLGIAILVVCGLAVWGMVIIARSG; this is translated from the coding sequence ATGAGCGATCAGATGGAACCGCAAAAAACCGTCCGGCTTTGGGATTTTCCCGTGCGCCTGTTTCACTGGGCGCTGGTGATCGCGATTGTGACATCCTGGTGGTCCAATCAGGAAGTCATGATCGATATCCATGCGATTTCAGGATACAGCGTGCTCGCACTCGTACTTTTTCGCATCATCTGGGGATTTGTCGGCAGTTCGAACGCGCGCTTTACCGGTTTTGTCGCCGGACCGCGCAAGGTGATCGGCTATATGCGCAAACTTCCAAACGGCTCGGCCCGCGACCTGACTTATCCGGGGCATAATCCGGCGGGCGGCTGGATGGTTGTGGTGCTGATCCTGCTCGTGGCGATACAGGCAATAAGCGGCCTTTTCACCAGCGAGGATACCTTCCTGTTCTTTGACGGTCCGCTGGTTGCCTATGTCAGTTCCGATTTTGCCAGCACGATGAATTTCATTCACCACACCAATATCAATCTGATTTACGCAGCGGTAGCATTGCATGTTCTGGCAGCGATTTTCTATCTGATGATCAAACGCGAAAACCTGATCGGTGCAATGATCACCGGCATGCGCAAAGTCCCCGAAAGTGTCGCCACCGGTTTCATGCAAATCCGCTTTGCTTCCCCGGTTCTCGGGATCGCGATTCTCGTGGTTTGTGGTCTGGCGGTGTGGGGAATGGTTATCATTGCCAGAAGCGGGTGA
- a CDS encoding alpha-N-arabinofuranosidase: MRARATIHRDFTIATVDKRVYGSFLEHMGRAVYTGIYEPGHETADENGFRQDTLELVRGLDVPIVRYPGGNFVSAYNWEDGIGPRDQRPTRLDLAWRTRETNQMGVNEFADWAKLANTEMMLAMNLGSRGLEDARNFLEYCNHPGGTYWSDLRKSHGYADPHDVRIWCLGNEMDGPWQVGHKTARDYGHLANEVSKAFKYFDQSLETVVCGSSNDKMKTYPEWEATVLEESYDSVDYISLHKYFGNEEKDTLNYFGRAEELDRYIVTIGGVIDYIKAKKRSKKDVKICFDEWNVWYHDRKTDDQRIKEWDWPVAPALLEEVYNFEDALLIASLLNVFIRRSDRVKIACMAQLVNVIAPILTREGGQAWAQTIYYPLQFASKHGRGTALNVSVDVPRYDCDVSQDVPYLDASAVQAEDGKSVTIFLINRHLDSDLGLDLSLEGFGKTRVIEHVELSGYKLEDRNSIDVPDTVTPKKGSGIGLEDGKLAGTLKPLSYHMIRISLDASA, from the coding sequence ATGCGGGCACGCGCAACCATTCACAGGGACTTTACAATCGCGACTGTCGACAAGCGGGTTTACGGCTCGTTTCTCGAACATATGGGCCGTGCGGTTTATACTGGTATTTATGAACCCGGCCACGAAACCGCAGATGAAAACGGATTCCGTCAGGACACGTTGGAACTGGTGCGTGGGCTTGACGTGCCGATTGTTCGCTATCCGGGGGGAAATTTTGTTTCGGCCTATAACTGGGAAGATGGTATCGGTCCGCGCGATCAGCGCCCGACGCGGCTTGATCTGGCGTGGCGGACCCGTGAAACCAACCAGATGGGGGTCAATGAATTCGCCGATTGGGCAAAGCTTGCCAATACAGAAATGATGCTGGCCATGAATCTCGGGTCGCGCGGGTTGGAAGATGCACGCAACTTCCTTGAATATTGCAACCATCCCGGCGGAACTTATTGGTCGGACCTGCGCAAGTCCCATGGCTATGCCGATCCGCATGATGTGCGCATCTGGTGCCTTGGCAATGAAATGGATGGTCCTTGGCAGGTCGGTCACAAGACTGCGCGGGACTATGGACACCTTGCCAACGAGGTTTCCAAGGCCTTCAAATATTTCGATCAGTCACTTGAAACCGTGGTTTGCGGGTCGTCGAATGACAAGATGAAAACCTATCCCGAGTGGGAAGCCACGGTGCTTGAAGAAAGCTATGACAGTGTTGATTACATCTCGCTGCACAAATATTTCGGCAACGAGGAAAAGGACACGCTGAACTATTTCGGCCGTGCCGAAGAACTGGACCGCTATATCGTTACCATCGGCGGCGTGATTGATTACATCAAGGCCAAGAAGCGTTCCAAAAAGGATGTCAAAATCTGTTTTGATGAATGGAATGTCTGGTATCACGACCGCAAAACCGATGATCAGCGGATCAAGGAATGGGACTGGCCGGTCGCACCGGCCTTGCTTGAAGAAGTCTATAATTTCGAAGACGCACTTCTGATTGCCAGCCTGCTGAACGTATTCATCCGCCGTTCTGACCGCGTCAAGATTGCCTGCATGGCGCAACTTGTGAACGTCATTGCCCCGATTCTGACGCGTGAAGGTGGGCAGGCATGGGCGCAGACGATTTATTATCCCCTGCAGTTCGCATCAAAGCACGGGCGGGGCACGGCGCTGAATGTCAGTGTGGATGTCCCGCGCTACGATTGTGATGTATCTCAGGACGTGCCTTATCTCGATGCGTCGGCTGTGCAGGCCGAAGATGGTAAGTCTGTTACGATATTCCTGATCAATCGCCACCTCGACAGCGACCTTGGTCTTGATCTGTCCCTTGAAGGATTTGGCAAAACGAGGGTGATCGAGCATGTCGAGCTGTCCGGTTACAAGCTTGAAGACCGCAATTCGATTGACGTACCGGATACTGTAACTCCGAAAAAGGGCAGCGGTATCGGACTTGAGGACGGCAAACTTGCCGGAACGCTCAAGCCGCTGTCCTATCACATGATCCGAATTTCTCTTGATGCATCGGCCTGA
- a CDS encoding ABC transporter ATP-binding protein: MSGVTLSNIKKAFGPVEVIHDVNISIEQGEFVVFVGPSGCGKSTLLRMIAGLEETTGGVINIEGQDVTHQEAAKRGVSMVFQSYALYPHLTVYDNMAFSLQIARRPKDEIRAKVEEAARILQLDQHLDRKPSQLSGGQRQRVAIGRAIVRQPKVFLFDEPLSNLDAELRVQMRMEIARLHNQIGATMIYVTHDQVEAMTLADKIVVLKSGVVQQIGSPLDLYDNPDNQFVAGFIGSPKMNFLTGTVAKSKSGTSDAVDIRLDEAPNSIVSLTLSGPVPKVGTAVTLGIRPENIETGNVTDADGRAAELTLKTEFTEELGGVSYVHSLTESGVRVTIERRSDRNHIAQDHISARLPTRHLFLFDADGARLR, from the coding sequence ATGTCCGGTGTTACGCTGAGCAATATCAAAAAGGCCTTCGGGCCGGTCGAAGTTATCCATGATGTGAATATCTCGATCGAACAGGGCGAGTTCGTCGTCTTTGTCGGTCCGTCGGGCTGTGGGAAATCCACGCTGTTGCGAATGATTGCCGGATTGGAAGAAACGACAGGCGGCGTCATCAATATCGAAGGGCAGGATGTCACCCATCAGGAAGCCGCCAAGCGCGGCGTATCGATGGTATTTCAGTCTTATGCGCTCTATCCGCATCTGACGGTTTACGACAATATGGCCTTCAGCCTGCAAATTGCCCGTCGTCCAAAGGATGAAATCCGGGCCAAGGTCGAAGAAGCAGCACGCATTCTGCAACTTGATCAGCATCTGGACCGCAAACCATCGCAGCTTTCCGGCGGACAGCGCCAGCGCGTTGCCATCGGACGTGCCATTGTGCGTCAGCCAAAGGTCTTTTTGTTCGACGAACCTTTATCCAACCTTGATGCCGAATTGCGCGTTCAGATGCGCATGGAAATCGCCCGTCTACACAATCAGATCGGGGCGACGATGATTTATGTCACCCACGATCAGGTCGAAGCCATGACGCTCGCCGACAAGATCGTGGTGCTGAAATCGGGCGTCGTGCAGCAGATCGGGTCGCCTCTTGATCTTTACGATAATCCCGACAACCAGTTCGTTGCCGGTTTCATTGGTTCGCCGAAAATGAACTTCCTGACCGGCACTGTCGCCAAATCAAAGAGCGGCACATCGGACGCTGTTGATATCCGATTGGATGAAGCCCCAAACAGTATCGTTTCGCTGACCCTTTCCGGACCAGTGCCAAAAGTCGGTACTGCCGTCACGCTGGGCATCCGTCCGGAAAATATCGAAACCGGTAACGTGACAGACGCGGATGGGCGCGCCGCGGAACTAACGCTTAAAACCGAATTTACCGAAGAACTCGGCGGGGTCAGCTACGTCCACAGCCTGACCGAAAGTGGCGTGCGCGTAACAATCGAGCGCCGGTCGGATCGCAATCATATCGCACAGGATCACATATCGGCGCGCTTGCCGACACGTCACCTGTTTCTGTTCGATGCCGATGGTGCGCGCCTGCGATAA
- a CDS encoding ABC transporter substrate-binding protein encodes MKHFIKAGLSAVILISGSAVANAQTQITWWDFLEGGDGVRMKALIKEFNETHPDINISSTTLEWGVPFYTKVQTATAVGQQPDIMTYHLSRFPLAVPQGQLRPISDDELTDAGLSPDDYFPSSFNAAKVGDQLYGLPFDIHSIVLYYNKDALDKAGLLGEDGKPKGLDGLENFNAALAKLEESGVEVPLSLHTDEGGSMWRVFYTLLAQQGAPFIEDGEILPGDAGLKALNAMTNWVASGYSPELISYEASIALFTSGRAAMHINGVWEVPTMKDLAKNGDLGFEWGAIQIPVLMDQKATWADSHAFAIPHSEANPISAEKVKTVLQIIAWMNEHSLSWADAGHIPAFKAVAESDEFKKMEPNATYSALAETAVFDPEISIAGVAGPIYEATQNFIVPALNGQLDPEDALDMVRDELQGLELN; translated from the coding sequence GTGAAACATTTCATCAAGGCCGGTCTTTCGGCCGTTATCCTGATAAGCGGTTCTGCCGTCGCCAACGCCCAGACCCAGATTACCTGGTGGGATTTCCTTGAAGGCGGCGATGGCGTGCGTATGAAGGCACTGATCAAGGAATTCAACGAAACCCATCCGGATATCAATATCAGTTCAACCACACTGGAATGGGGCGTTCCGTTCTATACCAAGGTTCAAACCGCAACCGCGGTGGGTCAGCAACCCGATATCATGACCTATCACCTGTCGCGTTTCCCGCTGGCCGTGCCGCAGGGGCAGTTACGTCCGATCAGTGATGATGAGCTGACCGACGCCGGGCTGTCGCCCGATGATTATTTCCCTTCAAGCTTCAACGCAGCCAAGGTTGGTGATCAGCTTTATGGCCTGCCGTTCGATATCCATTCCATCGTTCTTTATTACAATAAGGACGCTCTTGATAAGGCCGGCCTGCTTGGTGAGGACGGCAAACCAAAAGGGCTGGACGGGCTTGAAAACTTCAACGCGGCCCTTGCCAAACTTGAAGAATCCGGGGTCGAGGTTCCGCTGTCTCTGCATACGGATGAAGGCGGATCAATGTGGCGTGTATTCTATACGCTGCTTGCCCAGCAAGGCGCCCCATTTATCGAAGATGGCGAAATCCTCCCCGGTGATGCGGGGCTAAAGGCGCTGAATGCGATGACCAATTGGGTGGCATCGGGTTATTCGCCAGAGCTGATTTCCTACGAGGCATCCATTGCGCTGTTCACATCGGGTCGTGCCGCCATGCATATCAATGGTGTATGGGAAGTCCCGACAATGAAGGATCTGGCCAAGAACGGCGATCTTGGTTTCGAATGGGGTGCCATTCAGATCCCCGTTCTGATGGATCAAAAAGCGACATGGGCAGATTCTCATGCCTTTGCCATCCCGCACAGCGAAGCCAATCCGATTTCGGCTGAGAAGGTCAAAACGGTTCTGCAGATCATCGCTTGGATGAACGAACACAGCCTTTCATGGGCTGATGCCGGGCATATACCGGCTTTCAAGGCGGTTGCCGAAAGCGACGAGTTCAAGAAAATGGAACCGAATGCGACCTATTCCGCACTTGCTGAAACCGCTGTTTTCGATCCTGAAATCTCGATTGCCGGTGTCGCCGGGCCGATTTACGAAGCCACGCAGAATTTCATTGTTCCTGCACTCAACGGGCAGCTCGACCCCGAAGATGCGCTGGACATGGTGCGTGACGAACTCCAGGGCCTGGAACTTAACTGA
- a CDS encoding carbohydrate ABC transporter permease, producing the protein MRLKSRNRTVTALLLIAPFVICYLVVFAYPVYKMFAMSFTDAPLIGEGEWIGFDNYIRMFEHKLFYTSVYNTLYFVLLTVVPNTLIGLGIAMMVVRLKGWIQAGILVLFFMPYILPVTVVTQIWQWILDQQFGVVQPLIEAVVGRRISVFRDPVWAMPMVALVTIWWTNGFNVLLFISALRNIPDDYYEAASLDGASRLQQFRRITWPLLWPVTALVLTLQLILQLKIFDQIYLMTQGGPFNSTYVLLQLVYREAFGRNQGGYASAVAVALFVIIVAVSVLQYQLLKARGK; encoded by the coding sequence ATGCGATTGAAATCCCGAAACAGAACAGTAACGGCCTTGCTGCTGATTGCGCCATTTGTGATCTGCTATCTCGTGGTCTTTGCCTATCCGGTTTACAAAATGTTCGCGATGAGCTTTACCGACGCGCCCTTGATCGGTGAAGGTGAATGGATCGGGTTCGATAATTATATCCGGATGTTCGAACACAAGCTGTTCTACACCTCGGTTTATAACACGCTTTATTTCGTGTTGCTGACGGTGGTGCCCAATACTCTGATCGGGCTTGGCATTGCGATGATGGTCGTCCGGTTGAAGGGCTGGATACAGGCAGGCATTCTGGTGCTGTTTTTCATGCCCTATATTCTGCCGGTGACGGTCGTGACACAAATCTGGCAGTGGATTCTTGATCAGCAGTTCGGGGTCGTTCAGCCCCTGATCGAAGCCGTCGTCGGCCGCCGTATCAGTGTATTCCGTGATCCGGTATGGGCAATGCCGATGGTTGCACTCGTGACCATATGGTGGACCAACGGGTTCAATGTGTTGCTGTTCATTTCAGCCCTGCGCAATATTCCCGACGATTACTACGAAGCCGCATCGCTTGATGGCGCGAGCCGTTTGCAGCAGTTCCGTCGTATCACGTGGCCTTTGCTATGGCCGGTGACCGCGCTGGTTCTTACCCTGCAACTGATCCTGCAGCTCAAGATTTTCGATCAGATTTACCTGATGACACAAGGCGGGCCGTTCAATTCGACCTATGTGTTGTTGCAACTTGTCTATCGCGAGGCGTTCGGGCGCAATCAGGGCGGTTACGCCTCGGCGGTTGCGGTGGCGTTGTTTGTCATCATCGTGGCGGTGTCGGTTCTGCAATATCAGTTGCTTAAAGCGCGGGGGAAATAA
- a CDS encoding carbohydrate ABC transporter permease — protein sequence MMGRISPSNILLLVFTLIAACAWAFPLYWAIVTSLKPEPEVVGSLSFWPQTFDISSYAFALFDTNLVRWYINSIGTSVLITGIVIMISMMCGYALSQLVFPGRRVLFLVVLGSFMVPSQALVVSQFVLMHKFGMVNTWGGIILPQVIIPVVVIVYKQFFDSVPRELREAAKLDGCGEFQILFKLYLPLNWGITAALSIITFIMSWNNFLWPFLVTTSEEMMTVTVGITQVGDSFGVQYARDMAVAVMAAMPVAVAYLVFQRRVTQAIMLSSGIKG from the coding sequence ATGATGGGACGCATTTCGCCAAGCAACATCCTGCTTCTGGTCTTTACCCTGATCGCAGCCTGTGCATGGGCATTCCCGCTTTACTGGGCGATTGTCACATCGCTGAAGCCGGAACCGGAAGTCGTTGGCAGTCTCTCGTTCTGGCCGCAGACATTCGATATTTCTTCCTATGCCTTTGCGTTATTCGATACAAATCTTGTGCGCTGGTACATCAATTCCATCGGGACATCGGTCCTGATTACAGGCATCGTCATCATGATCAGCATGATGTGTGGTTATGCCCTGTCACAACTGGTCTTTCCTGGTCGTCGCGTGCTTTTTCTGGTGGTGCTGGGAAGTTTTATGGTGCCATCACAGGCACTCGTGGTATCGCAATTCGTGCTGATGCATAAATTCGGCATGGTCAATACGTGGGGCGGGATCATCCTGCCGCAGGTGATCATTCCGGTGGTTGTGATTGTTTATAAACAGTTTTTTGACTCTGTGCCCCGTGAACTGCGCGAGGCTGCCAAACTTGATGGTTGCGGCGAATTCCAGATTCTGTTCAAGCTTTATCTGCCGTTGAATTGGGGGATTACAGCAGCACTTTCGATCATCACCTTTATCATGTCCTGGAACAACTTCCTGTGGCCGTTTCTTGTTACCACCTCCGAAGAAATGATGACGGTTACTGTCGGTATTACGCAGGTCGGTGATTCGTTCGGCGTCCAGTATGCGCGTGATATGGCGGTTGCCGTGATGGCAGCGATGCCAGTGGCTGTTGCATATCTGGTTTTCCAGCGCCGCGTGACGCAGGCGATCATGTTGTCATCGGGGATCAAGGGATAA
- a CDS encoding ArsR/SmtB family transcription factor, whose amino-acid sequence MQTKLLTVDPVKDADIVQGLASKTRIDILYLLRKHGPQNVNEIADMMGLPQSTVATNIKTLEKAGLVETQTMKAKKGNQKVCSAAYSEIYIRFDADKTSSDDDRVVVSMPIGLFTEFDVGPPCGMCSIERIIGVLDVPNVFLDPQRMQAALLWFTRGHVEYKFPNNAKVTGRLPKRIEITAEVSSETPETNAEWPSDISIWINGVNVGIWTSPGDFGDRRGLYSPGWWKLEGSQYGQLKTWVIDEKGTWIDGQKISDQTIHTLEIMDHHSIRFRIGVDDNAKNPGGVNIFGRGFGDHDQDITMTLYF is encoded by the coding sequence ATGCAGACAAAATTACTGACAGTCGATCCGGTGAAAGACGCCGACATTGTTCAGGGGCTGGCATCGAAAACCAGGATTGATATCCTGTATCTTCTGCGCAAACACGGCCCGCAAAATGTCAATGAAATCGCCGACATGATGGGATTGCCGCAATCGACTGTTGCAACCAATATCAAGACGCTTGAAAAGGCCGGATTGGTTGAAACCCAGACCATGAAGGCCAAGAAGGGCAATCAGAAAGTCTGTTCGGCAGCTTACAGTGAAATCTATATCCGCTTTGATGCGGATAAAACCAGCTCGGACGATGATCGGGTTGTCGTGAGTATGCCAATTGGCCTGTTCACCGAATTTGATGTGGGGCCACCTTGTGGGATGTGTTCGATTGAACGGATTATTGGTGTGCTTGATGTGCCCAATGTGTTTCTGGACCCGCAACGGATGCAGGCGGCCCTTCTATGGTTCACGCGCGGACATGTCGAATACAAATTCCCCAACAATGCCAAGGTCACCGGACGGTTGCCAAAGCGGATCGAGATCACTGCCGAGGTTAGTTCGGAAACCCCGGAAACCAACGCCGAATGGCCATCGGATATTTCGATCTGGATCAATGGGGTCAATGTCGGCATATGGACTTCACCCGGCGATTTCGGTGATCGGCGTGGCCTGTATTCCCCCGGTTGGTGGAAGCTGGAAGGATCGCAATATGGTCAGCTCAAGACCTGGGTGATCGATGAAAAGGGTACTTGGATCGACGGGCAGAAGATTTCCGATCAAACGATCCATACGCTGGAAATCATGGATCATCACTCGATCCGGTTCCGGATCGGGGTTGATGACAACGCCAAAAATCCGGGCGGGGTAAATATCTTTGGTCGCGGGTTTGGCGACCATGATCAGGATATTACCATGACCCTTTATTTTTAG
- a CDS encoding c-type cytochrome — translation MKHIVTAGLMTASLALGLGVFGTAQADEAMDNETVQTRQMLMDGIGGAMGTLGCYMKGQCELPDGVIRNLANGIAFSATAAPAAFEPNTADASVKTTAKPDVWTNWDDFSGRFPEMKTAAMNLAAAAGDKGAMGAALGELGKSCKGCHDEYRSK, via the coding sequence ATGAAGCATATTGTGACCGCCGGTTTGATGACCGCATCCCTTGCCCTTGGTCTGGGGGTATTTGGTACTGCACAGGCCGACGAGGCGATGGATAACGAAACCGTTCAAACCCGTCAGATGCTGATGGATGGCATCGGTGGAGCGATGGGGACACTTGGCTGCTACATGAAGGGTCAGTGCGAACTGCCTGATGGTGTGATCCGCAACCTTGCCAATGGCATTGCGTTTTCCGCCACTGCCGCCCCGGCCGCGTTCGAACCCAATACAGCCGACGCATCGGTAAAAACAACCGCCAAACCGGATGTCTGGACAAACTGGGACGATTTTTCGGGCCGTTTCCCGGAAATGAAAACCGCGGCGATGAACCTTGCGGCAGCAGCCGGTGACAAGGGCGCAATGGGTGCCGCCCTTGGCGAACTTGGCAAATCCTGCAAAGGCTGCCACGACGAATACCGTTCGAAGTAA